The Lolium rigidum isolate FL_2022 chromosome 2, APGP_CSIRO_Lrig_0.1, whole genome shotgun sequence genomic interval TGTAATTAATGCTTAAACTTTAAAGAAAAAATGGCCCTTGATCAAAAAAGTGAAAACTTAATTCTGATGCAGTTAAAAAAAAACAAACTTTATTCGCATGCGTGTATGGTGTGCCGTGTGCGTCAATCGTTCATGAGATGGGCAGACTGCATGCATGCACGGTTACATATCACGTTATATGTTGAGTGCAGCAAGCTCCCCTAGGAAGGAGTTGGCGTGCTCCGGCTTGACGCAGAGGGAAATTACGTTGAGGCCGTACTTCCCCTTGCACGGCGGGCAAAGGTAGCAAAACAAAGCCACCGTCTTTTCCCCCTGCCATAGGACCCGTGCGGGTATCCCGCTCCCGAAATCCACCGTGTCGAACCCAAGGTTCCGCCAGCTTGAAATAGTAAGGATGTTGTAACTTGGGGGCACCTGCTGCTGCTCATCACTACTGCCCACATTCTTGTACAGGTCCGGTATCTTCTCCTTGGCAAGCCTGATGAGCTTCACCAAGTCCTTGATGTCGCCGTTCGCCACCGCGCCGCTCGTCGCTTGGACAAACTGCATGGTGAGGCAGTTGCCGTAGAACCCATCCTTGGCGCCGACGACATCACGCACGTTGCTCAGGAAGACGAGCAGCGCGGGGGCCTCGCTGTCAGACATGGTCGCGCGGGTGCGGCACCGCCACAGCACCGCGGCGACGGCTTCAAACGTCGTGCAGTCGCCGCACTCGGCTTTGACACGgctgatcaagctcgaggagatgGTCACATCGAGGCTCACCATTTCCTCGGTTTCGATGCGCATCTGGGACCTCAGCCAGGCGACCATCGGCTGTGGGAGGCACGGGAGCGAGCCGTCAAACCTGACGGGAACGACGGACGGGGCCGGCATCCCGCGGGCAAGCTCGCCGATGGCCTGGAGGAACTGCGCCATCCCCACGCCGTCGGCGATGAGGTGGTTCCATGTCACCCCGACGGCAAACCCTCCGCAGGAGAACTCGGTCACCTGCATCAGCAGCAGGGCGTCGCTGAGGCTGCAATACTCACCAGGATAACGAAGGGTGAGGTCCTTGAGGAGCTGAGGCGACGTGGTGGATAGTTCGACCAGGGAGCAGCTGGCCGACGCGGCCACGAACGAGACGCCTTCACCGGTACATGCGATGTGGAGCTCCCCGTCAGCTCCGGTGGCGAGTCGCCCGGCCATAGGGTGGTAGTGCACCAGTGCCTGCGACAAGGCCTTCTTGATGGTCTCGATCGTGTCGTCGATTGGCTGGTCGAACAAAAGGAGAGCCGCAGTCGGAAAAGGAACGAAACAGTTGTCGAATGAGGAGAGATTGATTATGCTGGCCGGCGTCGCTGGCTCGGACTGcccgaccaccaccaccggcgaggACTTGCTCACTACAGCGCTCATGATGCTATGCTTTCTCAGGCCGGGTTGATGCTCTTAGTTACCGGCGGGGCTGGCTGTTCATATAGGCATAACATGTACAGTAGTATACATTATGTTGCCATGTTGTCCATCAAAGTTGACTTTCACACAATCAAACCGTGTTGATGTAACTTTGCAGAATTAATCAAACGATATGTATCTTTGCAGGATCTGTTAAAGAATTATTTCGATGGCTAATCACTTAATTCCCTATCCTTCTCACGTGTATATTTGTATCGAAGTTTCACGCATTCCTGGATTAGGTACACAATCTCACTCTCTTAAGCAAGTAATCATGTATTATAAACAATCATGTTCGTACATGAACACATCACTGTGCGTCGCTGACCATGAGCGTGATAAGTTAGGGCGTGCCAGCCAGGTCTCTGTCAAGGGGCACGACGGCTATTGGCTGCCCATAAATTAAGTCTCGTGTATTCGCTGCTCTAAAACATAGAAATGGCGAATCCACAATAATAATAGAAATTACAATTAAATGGATGGAGGAAGCCAGCAATCTTCGAATCATTTTGGAGATGGACAAGTACAGCCATATACAGCAAGTGTATGAGTAGCACATGGACTAATTCTGCCAGTATAATAAAAATCAAGTGTACGGGCACATGTACTTGTTCTAATATGCATAAATAATTGTCAAACTGGCACATGTGTAGATCAGAGGCATATCAATTTGAGATGGACAGGTAATATGCGGGCAACGTGGCTAAAGATATTCAGATCTCCTACAGATGGACAAGTACGACCGAATATAATCTCTTTCAATGAGAAGAATTTGTGATTTTTCATCTAAATGCATTCGCGCACCTATGATAGTACGATGTACAAATACAGAAATACAACTTTTAATTGTGATGTTTGTATAGATATCAATTTGAAACTAAAATAGGTTTATCGTATTTTTTCTTGCTGGTTGTGTTGTGTGGTGTTTGCTGAGTTTGTGGTGTTCTATGGAACTTGTTTGGAACCTGCCGGtgaggctttattaatttaaagccgggctcCCCCTATTATCTGAAATAGGCTTTAGACAATTTTCAGCAACTTAACTCCTGCAATTTGGATAATTACACTATTACAATCATCTGGAATTAGCAATCAAAATGATTTATTCTTAAAGTCACCTTATAGTTTCAACCGAATGGCATATTAAAACCTTTACATCCGCATTGTCCAGGTATTCTACAACGGTATATTTTGTTCAGAGCGGTCATGCTTGAAGATAGGATGGCAGCACACTAGAGATAGAGATTTATACATGTTCGGGCCCGGACGTACAATGTCCAGTAAAAACTTTACTTTATGTTTGTGGCGTAGTAGATTTTTCTGTTTGTGATGATCTTGAGGTAGAGGTCAATCTCGTCTATGGTGGATAGATGAGGGAGACCAAGGAAGGTAGATGTGTTGTGTATGCTCATGAGCTTACTTAGACATACCCATTGAGAAGCTCCTATTCCCCACATACATGGTAGGAATCAGGTTACAAAGAAACATAAGGTTTACAAGTGGCGGCATCTAGGCTAAACCCTAACAGAAAAATAGACCCGGTCTGAGTCGGTTAACTTGATTATCCCGCAGGATCCACAAAATCCGAACAAGACTGTCTGGAGTTCATCATCATGTTTCTTGTTTTGGCTCTGAAATTTGCGGACAACCACGGACTGAGATGATCCAAAAACATGCAAAGTTGTTACTCTCAACGATGTGAAAATCTATCCTGTTGAACACTTCTCTATTTGAAGCCATCTGGAAGACGTTTTAGTGCTAATCATCCTGTTGAACACTTTTCTATGCGTAAAATTGATTATCAAATTCTGTAAACTTCCACCTAACTGATTTGCGTTCTCTCCAGTCTTCATCGACAGTCTGATCTTCTCGAAGAGATCCAATTGTGCGCACATATGTTCCAGTTTACTCCATTAGGGTCAATCCATCCTTTGCGATATTTATCTTTCTCTTGGGCCACTTTTGAGCATCAACACATGTCCCTGTTTTTTTTGGCAACGTTAGTGTGACAAGAAATAACTTGCATCACCTTGTTCTAAGGATGATATCCACACTAAGTCGCCATTTTGGTACAACTACTTCCTCCATCCTATAAAAGTTTatctgaattttttcaaaatttagacGTATATCTACATCTTGATTTAATAAATCTTAGATAACTttggggacagagggagtacgatCGCATGAATGTAGCGGAGAGCTTGAGACGTTGTCGATGAAGTCATGTGATTCTCTCAGCTATGTTAAACTTTCCAGTCACGAGGTTGTGCTCCTTCCAGATATTTCCATACAAAATGACATAAATAAATCAAGCTAGCTATCTTTAACACACAATAACATGTAGCTCGGACAACTTAATCTTTCTATAGACAATAACATATAACCAAGTTTAAGATAATTGTGCTTACACAACATATCTTGTCATACTCAATATTTCTATGTGGTCCAACCTACTTCATATGTAGATCTAAGTAATACTTTCAtattaaaataaacaaataacagATATAACTCATGGACTAAACATGGATCTAACACACCATATAACCCTATCTTGCACCCAAAAACACTGGCTCTTAGAGTACATCCAAGCTATAAATAGAAGGTAATGCAAAATATAATAATGTAAACCCACGGGAGCGCAAGGGCGCAGTCTCGTGCCGTCATGACCACGGTGGAGTCCGAGGACGAGCTGGCTTAACCGGAGATATCAGCGGCAGATCCAGCCTCTGAACGTGTTTATCGATGTGACTCCACGACCAATGTGTCGCATTGGAGTTCATCAACATTCAAGCGAGGAAAATCTCTGGCCATAAGGTTGCTTCCGCCTCGCCAACTAGGTTAATTTACGGGGACTAGGTTGTCATAGTATGGTTATAAAGAGGGGGTGCGGCTGTGGTCTGTGGTGGAAAGTGAGAATGGATAATGACGATGCTAGTCCAAATTTAGGCAAGATAGTGGCAAGTGTTGTAACTTTCTGACAAGATGGATCCATATAACACACACGTTTAGGGAGGAGCTATAGTTTGCATTGTTGGACAATTGAAAATGGAGAGCGGAATATAGATTGTGGGAAAAATATGTAACATAATAATTATTTGTAGATATCTTTATTTAAATTACTTCTAGTTTTTACCCAACATGATGGTCTGTAAATCTACACTACTTTCACGTACATAAACCTGAAAGTGTTGAACAAAGTGATGTCTATCACTCATGATTATACAACCGAGAAGCAGGTGTGATATAAATGTTTTGCTTACATGCTGTAGTACATAGCACACGGTTGTTGTAAGAAAACCATGTACGATGTACATTGTAGTTCTACAATACAAGGAAGTAAAAAATGCATACATTTAAAATTTATTAAGAATACTTATAATTATTTCAAAATATATAAAGAATCGATTGTCCATCACATCATCTATACATTGAGCTGATCCCTAATGCTATTGTAGCCACGTAGATGCCATTGCGTCGTAGCTACCTTGAAGAAGAGGTGAGCATCTAGAGAGGCATACACGATATGATCAAAGCACAATGGAACCTCCGACCAGTTGTCGCATCTGATTGAATTGTGAACCTTCTTCACAAGCTTTCTCCCAATGGAATGGTTCGACTTAGCATATGGAGAAGGAGAATAGTTGGTCCCCGGGTTCGGGATCATCCTCTGGAGGTCACGCATCCCCAAAATGGATGCGATGCCGTATTACTTGAGCATCTTCACATCGTTGCCGACAGCGGCACCGTAGAAGTTGATAGAATCATCGCCAAGGAATTCCCTTAGGGCATCTGACATTGTATCATTGTGCACAATGTCGAAGACGAGCACCTTAGTAGTGATGCAGAGTTGGAGGACGCCGGTGCATTACCTCTCCTCCACTGGAAGCTTCTTCTGGCTACCTGGCTTCGCGAGGGTGTACTTGCAGTCCAGCCCAACGCACTTGGTCGGAGCGGCCTTGAGGTACTACTTCTTCACCCGGCAGATCCACCTCTACACCCTCGATGCATGAAGGGTGAATATCAAGTAGAAGAACATGTCCTGCACGTAGAAACTATATTCACTGGAGGGTGGCATGGACACCACTGGACCACAGACTTTggtgttcttgaaatttggtGCGTGCAGATGTGTGGAAGAGATCGATTGATCGAGAGGAGTGGCTGGGAGTATGATCTTCTCGTAACATTACGACTTTATAGTACTAGGATCAATGTGAAAATTATTATATTTGATCAGTGTGGTCGAAGTTAAAAAGGCTACACGCGTCAACAGAATACTAGGATGCAACCTCGGAAAATTTCTACGCACGTTTTCAAATTTCTTACCGTTTGTGATGGCTAGAAAAAAAACAAGCGCATTAAAGAAATTTTCCCCAAAAAACACAAGATGGTTTACCCTTTAACTGTTTGTGTTATATGATAACGCTTTCTCGGAAGTCGGCAATGTGTGAATAAAATGTTACGCTCTAGAAATCATTTCCGCGTGCATTGTACCCGCGTAGGGGCTACCCTAACCGCGAGCACACGATTCTGAATGCTAAGCATCAATGTTGTTCTGCGACACACAAAAAGGCCTTTTGTGTGCTATGATAAGCCTTAAAAGGACATATCTATACTAGTGTGTATTCTTGTCGGTGCCCTCTTTTCAGATAAACAACAGTGGGAAAGCTCTCTTGTGTTGCATTgcattttcactagtggacaaaATGGTGGGATCCGGCAATGCTAATGTCGGCTAGAAAAATCATTGGCTCTTGGGGTGAAATATGAAATACACCATGTTTAATACGGCAGTGCTGCCCTAACTCATTTGTTCTTCACTTTCATGTCTACAAATATTTTTCGAAATTGGAGcattgccccagcctctgcatcgaactGATGCACACTGCTTTCTCTTTATTTCAAGGTTTAGAGTAAAAAGTTTACAATTTAAGCATCACACAAAGTGGCAGCAAAAATAAGCAATCTAAATTGAAAACACAGGTAGGCTCTATGCATCTTGTATCCCGGCTAAAGATAGCCCGTACGACTGCAATCAGACaattgcacccaatatccatagaTTCCCGCTGCTTCATAGGAAGAAGGTATGACCACATATAGATTGAAGAAGCCGCTCTGTGAATCACCTGCAATTTTTTTGGTTTTGCCATTCTGTTAAATACAATATTATTTCAACAATTCCAAATTGCCCATACTAAAGCGCAAACTCCTAGTTGGATCCGACCTTTAGTTTTCTAACCAatcccatttaaccaattaccaaacaaatTTTTTACATTGGTAGGGGCGCGTGGTTGTATGTGAAGTGTACAACTCGCCACACAAGGCGAGCAAAAGGGCATGAAACAAACAAATGGTTTACCGTCTCCTTAGAAGCACAGAAAACAAATTTGGTACACCATTCCACCTTCTTTTAGCAAGATTATTCTTTGTAAGCAGAATTTTTTATAAAGGAACCCCATGAACATCTTTATCTTCAGTGGAACCTTAAGTTTCCACAAATATTTTCTTAGAAAAACCGTATGTCCATTCTTCAAATAATCAACATACATGGATTTAATAAGAAATTTCCATTAACAATCAAATTCCACTTAAAATTATCTGGCTGCTCTCCGTGAGATGTACTCTCATAAGTCTCCGAACTAACTGAATCCAAGCCTCTCATTTATCATTTGACAAAACCCGTGTGAATCCTATATTCAATGGTCTATGTTGTAAGACATCAACCACAAGAACATTTTTATGCTGAACAATATTATAGAGCGACGGATATTGAGAAGCTAGAGAAGAAGCGCCCAACCACGAGTCCTCCAAAAAAACGTGTTGTTGTCCCATTTCCTAAAAAAACGATCCACGTTTAAAGAAATCCTCCTTACACCCCATGACCCCCTTACAAAAGGGGGAGTCGTTCGGTTTAGGTTGAACTTGGGAAAGAGTTTTTCTATGAAGATACTTGTTATGCAATAATTGTTCCACACTCATTCCTCTGAAAGTAGCTTAAATAACCATTTGCATAATAAAGACTTATTCTTGAACTCAAGTACCTCAATTCCTAGGCTCCCTTGGTCCTTAGGATGAAAAATGATATTCCACATTGGcaatctatatttctttttaagtccatcactttaccagaaaaagtgtgacatataaaaATCAAGTCTTTTTCGTACCCAATGGATATCTCAAAGTAATATTAAAGTAATCCAAAGAGGAATTACGTTTGGACATTGTAGAGGGATAATTTTTAGGATAATCGCCAACCATACTTCTAAAGATATCTGTGTGTATATTCAGTTGTATGGTACTACGGCTTAGGCTCAAAGGTAAGGATATAGATATTATTACCTATGTTTGGTCATCTCATTCTAATGGAAAAAATTGTACTCCTGCAGTCCGCGTGCAAAGAAAAACTTAGATACATGTCCAAAATCCTAACTTGGGTCCAATTGTGGTGGACAAGTACGTTTAGAGCATCATTCATGGAAAATTGTATGTATTTATCAAGTCCAGAACAATACATGACTGCCTAGCTTGGGCTTATGAGT includes:
- the LOC124688946 gene encoding acyl transferase 15-like, which encodes MSAVVSKSSPVVVVGQSEPATPASIINLSSFDNCFVPFPTAALLLFDQPIDDTIETIKKALSQALVHYHPMAGRLATGADGELHIACTGEGVSFVAASASCSLVELSTTSPQLLKDLTLRYPGEYCSLSDALLLMQVTEFSCGGFAVGVTWNHLIADGVGMAQFLQAIGELARGMPAPSVVPVRFDGSLPCLPQPMVAWLRSQMRIETEEMVSLDVTISSSLISRVKAECGDCTTFEAVAAVLWRCRTRATMSDSEAPALLVFLSNVRDVVGAKDGFYGNCLTMQFVQATSGAVANGDIKDLVKLIRLAKEKIPDLYKNVGSSDEQQQVPPSYNILTISSWRNLGFDTVDFGSGIPARVLWQGEKTVALFCYLCPPCKGKYGLNVISLCVKPEHANSFLGELAALNI